The sequence below is a genomic window from Sphingobacterium sp. ML3W.
AACTCATCATCTGCTCCAAATTCGGTAATATCACCCGATAGAATAACAAAGTCAATATCTTTTAACGTATTAAGATCCTTTACCGTACGGCGTAAATCCTCTTCTCCTGTAGCACCACCAACATGTGTATCAGTAACATGCGCAAATTTGAAAGTTTGCGCATTCAAGAAATTAAAGGCAAAAATCAACGTACAAATAATACTATAGGTTCTCTTCATCATATTAAGAATTAGTTATTAAGGTAAATATACGAAACTATGCGTGTTTGTGCGATATTTATAATAAAATTGGCATAAAAAAAGGGTCATCTAAAATAGATGGCCCTTTTTATGCTATGAATCGATTACCAACCTGGATTTTGATTTAAGGTAACACCATGATCTGCGTACAATGCAATCTGATCTATTGGAATCGGATTCAAATAATACTTATCCAAAACCACACGTTTATTGACAAAAGATGGAATGATATAACCTTTAATACCATCTCCATCAACGAATACACCTTTTAAACCATTCGGATATTTTGAAAGATCTAAATATGCTCCACGATTAATAGAGGGGTGTTTATCTGTATCTGCGTATGTTAATTTTTTCCATCGACGTAAATCATCTAATCGCAGTCCTTCAAAAATAAGTTCAGATCGTCTTTCTCTACGTACTTCCCAAATTATACTTGACACATCTGCATCACGTTTAGGGTCATCATAAATAACACCTTCAACAGCAGGATTATCACCTATTATTTGCAAAGCTGGAAGATCAACACCATTACGAGAACGCAATTTGTTAATAGAGATATCCAAATCTTGTTGCGTTAAAATACCCAACTCTGCTGCAGCTTCTGCATAATTAACCAACACCTCTCCATAACGTAAAATTGGAGCATCAGTAATATTTAAATAACTGGAACCCAATACATCATCTTTCAACTTATCATTCAAGAATTTTCTAGTCGAGTAACCCGAACTTGAATAATTAGCTACGACACTCATTAATCTTAATTCAGGAACAACAATTGCAGATAGACGTCCATCACGATTAGCAAGAACATCACCTACAGAAAGATCACCCTTATATACTTTTGACTTACCAATCGGTAAACCATCCTTTGCTAAGTAATTATCAATGGCATCCTTAGAAATACCTGACTGTGCCTCTTTATTATTATAAGACATCAATGCATGTTGCAAAACACCATTCACATATTCTTTAAACAAAATCATCTCCGAATGACCAACTAAAGATTCCGAAGAGAATAAAGCACGATAGTCCGAACCCAAAGAAAATTTACCTGATTTAATAATTTCTTCAGATGCCCATTTCGAAGCCTCTAGATAAGCCTTGGCCTTTTCTTTATCAATATCATGATATTTCAACCAAGTCCCCTCAAATAAGAAAACCCGAGACATATATGCCAATACCACATACTTATTGACAGCCTGTTTATCTGCACCGTCCGCAGCACGAACATT
It includes:
- a CDS encoding RagB/SusD family nutrient uptake outer membrane protein yields the protein MKYLKYIAIVSLLGFSSCSKDFLGNDFLVKEPLDQLSDPAFWSSENNVRTYTYGFYNSYFKGYGKNNTWGIYFSGQSLNDDFAPTSPAEFTLNVPTSGGGWSPALPTSQTVAGTKSYYSRIRKANQFIESVPIAPISEEAKNHWSGIGRFFRALEYANFVNSFGDVPYIDHVMTENDADLYRNKDSRTFVMDKVLADFKFAAENVRAADGADKQAVNKYVVLAYMSRVFLFEGTWLKYHDIDKEKAKAYLEASKWASEEIIKSGKFSLGSDYRALFSSESLVGHSEMILFKEYVNGVLQHALMSYNNKEAQSGISKDAIDNYLAKDGLPIGKSKVYKGDLSVGDVLANRDGRLSAIVVPELRLMSVVANYSSSGYSTRKFLNDKLKDDVLGSSYLNITDAPILRYGEVLVNYAEAAAELGILTQQDLDISINKLRSRNGVDLPALQIIGDNPAVEGVIYDDPKRDADVSSIIWEVRRERRSELIFEGLRLDDLRRWKKLTYADTDKHPSINRGAYLDLSKYPNGLKGVFVDGDGIKGYIIPSFVNKRVVLDKYYLNPIPIDQIALYADHGVTLNQNPGW